The stretch of DNA GCTTCTCACCCCGGTTGTATGTTTGTCCGCATCTACGGAGATCCTCTCCGAGGGCATTTATAACATGGGTGATGGGGAAACACCGATTATCGCGGAAGGGAAAGCACTGGAACAAGCGAAGAGGCTTGCTGTTGAACAAGCCGGCACTTATGTAAAGAGTTACTCCAAGGTAAAAAACTTCCAGATTGCGGAAGACGAGGTACAGGTGCTGGCTTCGGGAATAATGGAAGTAACGGTGCTGGATAAAAAAAGGACTGTGGCGGAAGATGCCATAAAATTCTGGGTCAAGATTAAAGCTGTGGTATACCCTGACAGGATGGAGGTCATGGCGGAGAGGATCAGGGATCAGGGTCTTGCTGAAGATTACGGGAAAATGAAGGATGCCTATGAGAAGAGTCAAAAAGAAATCGATGCGCTGAAGAAGCAGCTTGCCGCAGCAAAGGACGAAACAAACAGGCAGCAAATTGTTGCAAAAATTACAGAACAGGAAAAAACCTTTACAACAGGTCAACGATTTGATGAAGGAATGCGTTTCGTTATGACGAACAGACCGGAC from Deltaproteobacteria bacterium encodes:
- a CDS encoding tetratricopeptide repeat protein, which codes for MKIKLMFISIVFMLLTPVVCLSASTEILSEGIYNMGDGETPIIAEGKALEQAKRLAVEQAGTYVKSYSKVKNFQIAEDEVQVLASGIMEVTVLDKKRTVAEDAIKFWVKIKAVVYPDRMEVMAERIRDQGLAEDYGKMKDAYEKSQKEIDALKKQLAAAKDETNRQQIVAKITEQEKTFTTGQRFDEGMRFVMTNRPDEAIKSFSKTIAEDPNNFKAYSQRAILYAKKLQIDKAIADFSKAIEIKPDDARGYAGRGITYSRTGQHKKALADLTKALELQPDAPAFALARVYISLGQSYRATGDRSNAITSFKKSCELGNKIACRQLKSMQGDRRGGDRPPRNIEKESTR